A genomic segment from Syntrophotalea acetylenivorans encodes:
- the aroC gene encoding chorismate synthase, whose amino-acid sequence MELRYLTAGESHGPGLTAIVEGLPANLELSTDDINRCLARRQEGYGRGGRMKIERDQVVFMSGVRWGKTLGSPITLSIQNRDWENWQKAMSSQAEDRQQGIAITHPRPGHADLSGVIKYRQDDARNILERSSARETAARVAVGALCATFLRSLGIEVLGYVTEIGGVCAEAQIDDYRERFERSEVSPCRTYCATAEQAMIDAIDKAKAAGDSLGGVVEVAVLGLPVGLGSHVHWDKRLDGRLAGALMSIQAFKGVEVGLGFEAARRPGSQVHDEIVQQGEQIRRRTNRAGGLEGGMTNGEPLVVRGAMKPIPTLYQPLQTIDLHTKEPFEAVVERSDVCAVPAAAIVAEAVVAIEVASAMLQKFGGDAMEEIRQNLNAYQQYVQNF is encoded by the coding sequence ATGGAATTGCGTTATCTGACGGCGGGGGAATCCCATGGGCCGGGTTTGACAGCTATTGTTGAAGGGTTGCCGGCCAATCTTGAATTAAGTACTGATGACATTAATCGGTGTTTGGCAAGACGGCAGGAAGGCTATGGCCGTGGTGGCCGTATGAAGATTGAACGGGACCAGGTGGTATTTATGTCCGGCGTGCGATGGGGCAAGACTCTCGGCTCGCCGATTACCCTCTCGATCCAGAACCGGGACTGGGAAAATTGGCAAAAAGCCATGTCCTCCCAGGCAGAAGATCGTCAACAGGGTATTGCCATAACCCATCCGCGGCCGGGGCATGCCGACCTCAGTGGTGTGATCAAATACCGGCAGGACGATGCCAGGAATATTCTTGAACGATCCAGTGCCAGAGAGACTGCTGCTCGTGTTGCTGTTGGTGCCCTGTGTGCAACCTTTTTGCGTTCTTTAGGGATTGAAGTGCTTGGGTATGTGACCGAGATCGGGGGTGTTTGTGCCGAAGCCCAAATTGACGATTACCGCGAGCGTTTCGAACGCAGCGAGGTCTCTCCCTGTCGCACTTATTGCGCAACCGCCGAACAGGCCATGATTGATGCCATTGATAAGGCAAAGGCTGCCGGTGACTCCCTGGGCGGGGTTGTTGAAGTAGCGGTGCTGGGTCTGCCTGTAGGACTGGGGTCCCATGTTCATTGGGATAAGCGCCTCGATGGACGTTTGGCAGGAGCGTTGATGAGTATTCAGGCTTTCAAGGGGGTTGAAGTAGGTCTTGGTTTTGAGGCCGCGCGTCGCCCCGGTAGCCAGGTTCATGATGAGATTGTCCAGCAGGGAGAACAGATTCGTCGGCGGACCAACCGTGCAGGAGGGCTTGAGGGAGGCATGACAAATGGAGAACCTCTGGTGGTCCGTGGAGCAATGAAGCCGATCCCAACCCTTTATCAGCCTTTACAGACCATCGACCTTCATACCAAGGAGCCTTTTGAGGCTGTGGTTGAAAGATCAGATGTGTGTGCCGTGCCGGCAGCTGCCATAGTGGCCGAAGCTGTAGTGGCCATTGAAGTAGCCTCTGCGATGCTGCAAAAGTTCGGTGGGGATGCCATGGAAGAGATCCGACAAAATTTGAATGCTTATCAACAATATGTGCAAAACTTCTGA
- a CDS encoding shikimate kinase, translated as MCKTSEKTLVLVGFMGAGKSTIARVLAKLSGRPLVDLDALIVQQQGCTIPTIFADQGEDSFRRYETEALRSLNETTPIVLATGGGIVGRQENWQLMRRLGLVIYLRASWETLRARLVGSSDRPLASSDRSEADIVNLLQQRVPLYEQADLIIDTDGREVEDVVHEIMTRVKD; from the coding sequence ATGTGCAAAACTTCTGAGAAAACCCTTGTGCTGGTGGGCTTTATGGGGGCTGGCAAGAGCACTATCGCTCGTGTCCTGGCAAAATTGTCAGGAAGGCCGCTGGTCGATCTTGATGCCTTGATCGTGCAACAGCAGGGCTGCACCATTCCAACCATTTTTGCCGATCAGGGTGAGGATTCTTTCCGCCGCTACGAAACAGAAGCGCTGCGTTCCCTGAATGAGACTACCCCGATTGTTCTTGCGACGGGTGGGGGAATCGTTGGTCGCCAGGAAAACTGGCAACTTATGCGGCGTCTTGGACTAGTAATCTACCTTCGGGCCAGCTGGGAAACCCTTCGCGCGCGGCTTGTCGGTTCGAGTGACCGCCCGTTGGCGAGCTCCGATCGGTCCGAAGCCGATATTGTGAATCTCTTGCAACAGCGCGTTCCCCTCTATGAACAGGCCGATCTCATCATCGATACGGATGGCCGAGAGGTTGAGGATGTGGTCCACGAAATTATGACGAGAGTGAAAGATTGA